The DNA region CCGACATCGGGTCGCGGGTGGCGCGCAGCACGAACGGCAACCAGGTGATCAGCGCGATCGGGATGGCGATCGCCGCGCACACCGCCAACCGCAGCAGGGGTTCGAGGCTGCGCCGGCTGACGGCCAGCACGACCGCCATGACGGTGACCGTGAGTGCGGCCAGACCCAACAGCAGGGTGTAGAACGTCGCGGTGACACCGAGGAAGATCCCCACGCCGATGATCGCCGCCCACCCCGAGTGATTTCGGCGCGGTTCCGTGCGCTCAGCGCCGGAAACCGCGCCGAAATCGCGGGCTTGGGCGCGCAGACCCGACCAGGCCAGCACCAGCACCGGCGGCAGCAGCACCGTGATCACCGCCGCGTAGGGCTCGGGGGAGGCGTAGGCCAGCATCACCGCGGCCGTGGTGACCGTGACGATCAGCGCGTACTCGAACCGGATCAGCGCGCTCCACAACGCGAATGCCAGCACCACCGCGATCGCGATCGAGGTGATGGCCCACGGCTTGTACATCTCCCAGCCCGGTGTGCCGGTCAGGGCGGCCGCCCGCCCGCCCAACCAGAACCAGCCCGGCGGGTAGAACGGCGGCAGCCCCGCGTAGGTCATGTCGCGCAGCGCGGCGCTGTCGGTGAACCGGGTGAGGTACTCGGTGCGGAACTGCTGATCCACCGAGATACCGAACAGGTACAGCTTGGTGGCGCCCAGCGGCATGCCGAGCGTGGCCACCACGAACGCGGCCAGAAATGTCGTCGCACCCAGCTGGGCCAGCACTCGCCGGCCCCGCCGCCACAGCCAGCCGGCGCCCAGCAGGGCTGCCAGGCAGGCGAATTGGCCGACGGTGGTCAGGGCGTGCAGTTGGTTGCTGGACGGGAAGGCCGGCCACTGCACGCGGCTGATGGCGATCAGCGCGATCGCGCAGACCACCACGGCGATCGCGGCCGCCAGCACCATCCGGCCGCCCGCGCTGGCGGCGCGGAGTAGCGCTGTATTCATGATCAGATGGGCAGCTTGCGGAAGATGGGCCGCGGGATGTGGCGCATGACCGACATCAGCACGCGGACCGGGGCGGGCGCCCAGACCAGGTCCTTGCCCTTGGCGGCCGAGGCCACCGCCAACTCGGCGACGTCTTCCTTGTCCACCGTGAACGGCGCCTCCTTGGCGCCCGTCGCCTTCCAGTGCTCCAGGGTGGTGGTCGTGCGGACCTGCCCGGGCCGAATGACCAGAACCCGAACCCCGAACTCGCGCAACGCCTCTCCGAGGCCCAGGTAGAACCCGTCGAGGCCGGCCTTGGTGGAGCCGTAGACGAAGTTGGACCGACGGACCCGTTCGCCCGCCACCGACGACATCGCGATGATCTGGCCGCTGCCCTGCGCCCGCATCTTCTGGCCGACCAGCACGCCCACCGAAACTGCGGCCGTGTAGTTGATCTGGGCCGTCAGCACGGCCTTGGCCTGATCCTGCCAGAGTTCTTCGGCATCGCCGAGCACCCCGAACGCCACGATCGCGACATCCACATCGCCGCTCGCCCAAGCGGAGTCGATGACCGCGGGATGGGCCCCCGTGTCGAGGGCGTCGAAGTCCAGGTACTTGACCGAGCTTGCGCCGGCGGCCCGCATCTGCTCGATCGCGGCCTCGCGGCGCGGGGCGTTCGGCAGGTCGGCCAGAATGACGCGCGCCTGGGCGTCCCGCAGATAGCGGGCGCAGATCGCCAGACCGATCTCGGACGTGCCGCCCAAGAGCAGAATGGTCTGCGGGTTACCTACAGCATCGAAAACCACTACTGAAGCTCCAGACGTCGGGCCATGTCGGACATGAACACTCCTTCGGGATCGACCTTGCGGCGCACAGCGATCCATTCGTCGATCCGCGGATACATGGCGTGAAAGGTTGCCGCGGTGGTGCGGGAATCCTTGGCGGTGTAGAGCCGGCCGCCGAACTCCAGCACCCGTTTGTCGAGCCCGGTCAGAAACTCGCCGAGGCCGGCCTTGATGGGGAAGTCCACACAGATGTTCCAGCCCGGGATGGGGAAGCTGAGCGGGGCCCGGTTGCCGGGGCCGAACAGCTTGAACACGTTGAGGAATGACACGTGCCCGCTGGCCTGGATGTCGCGCACGATGGCCTTGAACTCGTCGACGGCCTCGGTGGGGACCACGAACTGGTACTGGCCGAAACCGGCCGAGCCGTACGCCCGATTCCACTCACCGACCATGTCCAGCGGGTGATAGAACTGCGTCAGGTTCTGGGCCTTGCCGCGGTAGGTCTTCCCCATCCGGTACCACAGCTCGGTCATGGGACCGAAGGTGAACTTGTTGGCCAGGCCGTTGGGGAACACGTCCGGGGCCGTGAAGTATTGCGGCGCATCGAATCTCAACGGATTCTTGGCCAGCGACTCGGGCAGCTGGTCGACGGTGGCCAGCGAGCCGCGGGAGATGACGGCGCGGCCGAGTTTCGGTGGGGCGCTGATCGCGTCGAACCAGGCGCTGGAGTAGGTGTAGTTGGCCTCGGTGCCGTCGCTGTGGAAGGCGATGGTCTCGTCGAGCCCACCGGTGACGTCGCCGTCGGCGATGAAGTAGGCGGTCTCGGTCGGGGTCATCGCGATGGTGGCGCGCAAAATGATGCCGGTCAGGCCGTTGCCGCCGATGGTGGCCCAGAACAGCTCGGCCTCGGCGCCGTCGGGCGTCAGCGGGTGGACTTGGCCGTCCGCGGTGAGCAGGTCCATGCTGCGCACGTGGTTGCCGAAGCTGCCGGCGCTGTGGTGGTTCTTGCCGTGGATGTCGCAGGCGATGGCACCGCCCACGGTGACCTGTCGGGTGCCCGGCAGCACCGGCACCCACAGGCCCAGCGGCAGCGCGGCACGCATCAGCTGATCCAGGTTCACCCCCGCGTCGACGTCCACCAGGTGGGTGTGGGAGTCCATCGAGTGGATCCGGTTGAGCACCGACATGTCGACGACCAGGCCGCCGCCGTTCTGGGCGTTGTCGCCGTAGGAGCGGCCCAGACCGCGCGCGATCACGCCGCGGCCGGCGCCGGCCGCGGTCCGTGCGACCGCCTCGACGACTTCCTCGGAATCGCGGGGGGCGAGCACCTCGGCGACCGAGGGTGCGGTGCGCCCCCACCCCGTCAGGCGCCGCGTCGTAACGGTAGACATCGCTGGCAAGGGTACCGCGCGACCTGCGACGCTCAGCGCAGCCGGAAGATCACGGCCCGCTGCACCACGAAGTTGATGACGGTCGCGGTGCCCTGGGCGATCACAAACGCCAGCGGCACCTGCCAGGGGCGACCGGCGAATTCGAGGTAGAGCACGTAATTGATGCCGACCTGGACCACGTAGGTCAACGCGTAGAGCACCATGACCGCGATGAACCGGGCCGTGCTCGGCGGCGCCTGGAACGTCCAGCGCCGGTTGATCAGGTAGGCCGTCATGGTGCCGGCGATGAAACTCAGCGTCTTTGCCACGTTGACGTGCAGGCCGACCGCCAGCAGCGCGATGTAGAGGCCGAAGTCCACGACGGCCGAGAACCCGCCGGTGACCAGGAAGCGCAGCACCTGCGTCTTGAGGGTCAGCGGGGAGCCTGACGGAACGGTCTCGGACATCGCCGGGAAGCTTACGGGGCGGGGAGGCTGCGACAATGGTCGCGTGGAGGATTTGGTCCGGGCTTGGCGAGCCCTGATTGCGCCGCACACGTCGTCGCCCGAGGCCGACGACATCGGGCGTGCGCTGCTGGCGAGTTGGACCGAGCCGCACCGGCGTTACCACGACGTGGTGCACCTGCGCGGGGTGCTGGCCGCGATCGACGACCTCGCGCCGTTGGCCGCCGATCCGGACGCGGTCCGGCTGGCCGCGTGGTACCACGACGCGGTGTACGCGGGCAGCCCCGACGACGAGGAGAACAGCGCCCGCAAGGCCGAGGCCGAGTTGACGGCGCTGGGCGTGCCGGCACCCTTGGTCGCCGAGGTGGCCCGGCTGGTGCGGATGACCGTCGAACACGACCCCGCCCCCGGGGACAGCAACGCCGAGGTGCTCTCCGATGCCGACCTCGCCGCGCTGGCCGTCGCGGCCGAGGACTACCGCCGCAACACCGCGGCGATCCGGGCCGAATACGCGCACGTCCCCGAGGAGGCCTTCCGCGCCGGCCGGGTGCGGGCCATCGAGGCGCTGCTGGTGGGGCCCTGGCTGTTCCGCACCGAGATCGCGCGGCAGCGGTGGGAACGGCAGGCCCGGGCCAATCTGCGCGCCGAGCTGGCGACGCTGTAGCCCGGAGGCTCCCGGGCCGGTGTCAGCGCCGCGGTTCCAGCGTCGTCCGGATGATCGCGACGAGCGCGTCGACCGCGGCGGCGAACGCGTGTTCGGCCGGGGTGCCGAAATTGACGACGATGCCGTCGGGCCGCTCGACGTGCGGGCTGGCGTGCGGGTGCCGCGCCCGCGACAACCCCTCGAGCGCCACCCCGGCGTCGCCCGCGCGCTGCAGCACCTCGTGTTCGGTGCCCGCGGGTAGCTTCAACAGCAGGTGCAGACCCGCCGGCACCCCGCTGACCTCAAGCGCCGGCGCCGCCTGCCGCAGCCGCTCCACCAGCACCGCGCGCCGCCGTTGATAGCTCGCGCGTTGTCGTCGAATGTGCTTGTCGTAGTTGCCGTTCCGGATGAATTCGGCCATGGTCAGCTGGGTCAGCGCGTCGACGTACCACTGCTGACCGCCGGCCGCGGCCAGCACGGCGTCCAGCAGTTCGTCGGGCACCACCATCCAGCCGAGTCGCAGCACCGGCGAGAGGCTCTTGCTCGGCGAGCCCAGGTACAGCACCCGGTCGGGCGCCAGACTCTGCAGTGCCCCAACGGGTTGCCGGTCGTAGCGGAATTCGCCGTCGTAGTCGTCCTCCAGCACGTAGCCGCCGGTGCGCTGCGCCCAATCGATCACCGCGGAGCGTCGCGACGGGTGCAGCGGCACGCCGTGCGGGTAGTGGTGGGCCGGCGTGAGCAGCGCGGCGGCGACGTCCACCTGGTCCAATCCGGCTACCACGGCGCCCATCTCGTCGATCCCGATCGGGACCGTCTGCGCCCCCGCCGCAGTGAGGCAATCGCGAAAGAGGAAGAGCCCGTAGGCCTCCACGGCGATCCGCGCGGACGGGCCGAACACCCGGGCCAGTAGTTCGATGGCATGTCGGGTGCCGGCGCAGATCACGACGTTGTCGGCGGAGAGGTGCACGCCGCGGGCGCGGGACAGGTACTCGGCCAGGGCGGCGCGCAGTTCGGGGCGCCCGCGTGGGTCGCCCATCCGCAGCGCCTCGGTGGGCGCGGCGTCGAGCGCGCGGCGCGCCGAGGCCAACCAGGCCGACCGCGGGAAGGCCGACACGTCCGGCGAGCCCGGCATCAGATTGTGGGTCGGGGTGGCGCCGGTGCCGCGCGGCCGCGCCGGGAACTGCGGACGCCCGGGGTTGACCACCCAGGTCCCCGCGCCCTGACGGGACGCCAGCCAGCCCTCGGCGACCAGTTCGGCGTAGGCGTCGGCGACGGTGTTGCGCGAAATCCCCAGGTCGGAGGCCAGCGTGCGGGACGGCGGCAGCACCGTGCCGACCCCGAGGCGGCCGGATCGCACCGCGTCGCGCAGCGCGGTGAGCAGGACGTCGCGCACCCCGCGCGTGCCCGGGACGATCGACTCCCGCAGGTCCAGATGCAGGTCTCGCGTGCCCGTATTGGCCCATGAACTCATGCCTGAATTGCACCACACAAACATGCCGATTCGGGCCTAGCGTGGGTGCCATGACACAAACGCTGGAAGTCACCCGCATCAACATGAACCGCGTCTCCCCCGAGCTCTACGCGGCGATGATCGCGCTCGACAACGCCGCGAGCAAGGACCTCGATCCGACGCTGGCCGAGCTGATCAAGATCCGCGCCTCGCAGCTCAACCACTGCGCGTACTGCATCGACATGCACACCCACAGTGCGCGCAAGCGCGGCGAGACCGAGCAGCGCATCTACCTGCTCTCGGCCTGGCGGGAGGTGCCCGATCTCTACACCGAACAGGAGCAGGCCGCGCTGGCGCTGACCGAGGAGATGACCAATCTGTCCGGCGGCGAACACGTCTCCGACGCGGTGTATGCGCGCGCCGCGGCGGCCTTCACCGAGCGCGAACTCGGTCAGGTGATCGCGATGGCGTTGGCCATCAACGCCTGGAACCGCATCGGCGTGACCACCCGCCTGCAACCGCCGACGCGGCGCTAGGGTCGTTCGGCCCGTCGGCCGATGCCCGGTGTCCCTGGCACGTTGTGGGCCACCGCACGACAATGGCGTCATGAGCGCTGAACCCCAACCGGTGACCACGCTGACCGACCAGGAGAGCTGGGAACTGCTGTCCGGCGTGTACCTGGGTCGGTTGGTGACCACCCTCGGTGGGCGGGCCGAGATCTTCCCGGTGAACTACGTGGTGCAACGCGGCACGATCCTGTTCCGCAGCGCCGAGGGCACCAAGCTGTTCGGCACGGTGATGAATGAGAGGGTGCTCTTCGAGGCCGACGATCACAACGCCGTCGGCGGCTGGAGCGTCATCGTGCGCGGCAACGCCGAGGTGCTCTACGGCTCCGAGGACATCGAGGAGGCCGAGCGGGCCGGCCTGTACCCCTGGACCGCGACGTTGAAGCTGCGCTACGTCCGCATCACCCCCACCGAGACCTCGGGCCGACGCTTCGTGTTCGGCCCCGAACCGGACGGTGGCCACGTCCCGGGATAGTTCCCCCCACTCGCCACTCGCCACTCGCCACTCGCCGCGAGCGGCTCGCCGCGAGCGGGCGTGTCCCCGGCCGACACGCCGCAGATTTCACCGAGTTTGCGCACCCTCGTCGCAGAGGTGGTGACGGCGGCGGTGCTCGCTGGCCCATATTGGGGCGCTGTCACGGCTAATGGGCGTCGAGATTGTGGTGGCAGCACCGAGATCGCTGTGGTGGCGACGAGGTTGTGCTGGTGGCGGTGATTGGTGCGAATTCGCGCAAAGGAGTCAATCCCAGCGCCGTGAATGCAATCTCGGGTGGGGCGCCCCGGTGCGAGCGCTCCGCGCCGCCTACACCCAATAAGGGACCCGTGCCCGGTACTGGCGCATCGCGAGCATCGCGACCGTCCAGCCGACGATCGTCAGCACGATGACCACGACCCAGTGCCGTAGTTCTTGGGTGTCGCCGAGCAGTGGGGCGCGCACGATGTCGAGGTAGTGCAGCAGCGGGTTGAGTTCGACGATCTTCAGCCAGCCCTCGGCGCCCTGCTGCTGCAGGGTCTTGTCGTTCCAGATGATGGGCGTCATGAAGAACAGCAACTGCGTGATCGAGAACAGCAGCGGCCCGATGTCGCGGTAGCGGGTGGCGAGGATGCCGAAGCACAGCGACACCCACACACAGTTCAGCGTGATCAGGCCCAGCGCCAGGATGAACGAAAGGTCGGCCCAGGACCAGGGTTTGGGGAAGATGATCGCGATGATCACGTAGATGATGATGTTGTGGCCGAACAGGATCATCTGCCGCCACACCAGCCGGTAGACGTGCACGCTCAACGGGGTGGGCAACTGCTTGATCAGGCCCTCGTTGGCGACGAACACCTCCGAGCCCTCGATGATCGACGCGTTGATCAGATTCCAAATGATCAGTCCGAGCGTCACATAGGGCAGGTGCTCGGACAGTTCGAGCTTGAACAGCTTGGAGTACAGCGCACCCATCGCGACGGCGGTCGTGCCGGTGGCGATCGTGATCCAGAACGGGCCCAGCACCGAGCGCCGGTAGCGCTGTTTGATGTCCTGCCAACCCAAGTGCAGCCAGAGTTCGCGCCGGGCGAACCCGTCGGCGAGATCGCGGCGGGCCCGCACGAACGTCCGGGACTGCGCGGTGGCGTCGGTGAAGGTCATCCTTCTGTTCTCCCGTTGCTTCGCTCGGCCCTGACGAACCGCTCGCGTCGGCCGAGTCGGCGCAGCCGCACCCAGTCCCGAAATCCCGCAGGGTCCCGACGAGATACCAGAAAGTACCAGCCGAACCGCACCCATTCCTGCGGCAGCAGCTTGCGCAGACCGGGTTGGGCCAGCAAGTAGCCGCGGTTGCGGTAGGTGAAGAAGCGTTTGGTCTCGTCGTCGGGATATTGGGTGTGCATCCGACCGCCGAGGATGGGCTTGAACTCGTCGCTGCCCTGCGGGTGCAGATACACCGCGTCCAGGCAGGTTCCGAATGGCAGCCCGGACCGCACCAGGCGGCGATGCACCTCGACCTCGTCACCGCGGAAGAACAGTCGAATGTCCGGCACGCCAACGGCTTCCACGGTCTCGGCACGAAACAGCGCGCCGTTGAACAGCGAGGCGATGCCGGGCAGCAGATCATCGGCCCCGTCGCTGCGCAACTCGGCGGCGAACCGGCGCCAGACCAGGCCGCGGCGCAGCGGGAACGCCAGTCGCGCCGGATCATTGAGGTCACACACCATCGGCGAGACCTCGGCCAGGCCGTGGCGCTGGGCGCAGTCGAGCAGCGTCGTCAGCACCTCGGGGCCCTCGGGGCGGCCGTCGTCGTCGGCGAGCCAGATCCAGTCCGCCCCGGCCGCGAGCGCATGCAGCATGCCGAGCGCGAACCCGCCCGCCCCGCCGAGGTTGCGTCGCGAGCCCAGGTAGGTCGACGGGATCGGTTGTCCGGCAACAAGTTCAGCCACTCGGCCGTCGTTGTCATTGTCGACGACAATGAGCTGGTCGGGACGACGACGCTGGGCGGCCAGCGCATCCAGCGACTTGGCCAGTTCGTCGGGGCGACGGTGGGTGACGACCACCGCGCAGACGCGCTCACTCATACCGGCGGTGACTCTCGGGCGACCTTGTCGAGGACCTCGCGGACGGTGCGCGCCGCGTCGGGCCCCTCGTAAGCGTGCACCACCTCTTCGATACCCCCGGTCATCCGGATCGTGCCGTGGTCGATCCACATGGCCGTCTTGCACAGCCGCGCCAGAAATTCATTGGAGTGGCTGGCGAACACCAGGATCCCGGAGCGCTCCACCAGGCTCTGCAGCCGCGTCTGGGCCTTCTTCAGGAAGTCGGCATCCACCGCGCCGATGCCCTCGTCGAGCAGCAGGATCTCGGGGTCGATGCTGGTGACCACGCCCATCGCCAGGCGCACGCGCATACCGGTGGAATAGGTGCGCAGCGGCATCGACAGGTACTCGCCCAGTTCGGTGAACTCGGCGATCTCGTCGACCTTGGCCATCATCTGTTTGCGGGTCTGTCCGAGGAACAGCCCGCGGATGAGGATGTTCTCGAAACCGGAGATTTCCGGATCCATCCCGACGCCGAGGTCGAAGACCGGCGCCACCCGACCCCTGACCCGCGCAATCCCGCGGGTGGGCTCGTAAATCCCCGACAGCAACCGCAGCAGGGTCGACTTGCCGGCGCCATTGTGCCCGACCAGGCCGACGCGGTCGCCCATCTCGAGCGACATCGTGATGTCGCGCAGCGCCTCGATGACGACGACGTTGGAGTCGTTGCGGCCGATGCTGCCGCCGGCCTTGCCGAGGAAGGCCTTCTTCAGCGAGCGCGACTTGGCGTCGAAGATCGGGAACTCGACCCAGGCGTTACGGGTCTCGATGTGGGGAGCGACCATCGCCGGTGGCTACAGGTACTGTCCGGTGCCCGGGTGCGATCCGCCGGGGCGACCCGGCACACCGACGCCGGGGGGCAGCGCGCCTTGGCGCATCTGTTCCAGCTGGGCACGCGCGGCCATCTGCTGGGCGAACAGCGCGGTCTGGATGCCGTGGAACAGCCCTTCCAGCCAGCCGACCAGCTGGGCCTGGGCGATTCGCAGCTCGGCATCGGAGGGCACCGCGTCCTCGGTGAACGGCAGGGCCAGCCGCTCGAGTTCCTCGCGCAACTCGGGCGCCAGGCCGTCCTCCAGCTCGCTGATCGAGGTGCGGTGGATGTCGCGGAGGCGGTTGCGGCTGGCGTCGTCCAACGGCGCGGCCTTGACCTCCTCCAGCAGCTGTTTGATCATGGTGCCGATCCGCATCACCTTCGCGGGCTGTTCGACCAGGTCGGTGATGGGTTTGTCGTCGTCGTTCGGGCCGCCGGCCATCAGCTGGGGGTCTTGGGCCCCGATGATCTCGATGTTGTCGTCATCCGTGCTCACGTTCGGTGTGCTCCTCCGCGCATTCGTAGAGGCGGTACTCGCCAGTGCAGTTCTTGTCGTGAACCTTCGCGTCCACGCCTCGGACTCAACTAGTGACACTAGACCGTCGGGCATGGGGCGCTGCTGCGCTACCACTGGCACGCCGGGCGGCCTGGGCGTGGTTTCGCAAACACCACGAGGCTACCTCCCGAGCGGCCCCGGGCTCAGCGGCGCCAGCCAGGGTCCGCGGCCCGGGCGGTACCTTTGACCCGCGCCGCGCCGATGGTTGCCGGACGCAGCCGCCGGCAAATGTTTTGCCGCTGTCGTGCCTGCGGGGCCGACCGGGCGCCGCCGCTGTAGCGCAGGCGATTCCCAGTAGGCCGACCCGTGAATTCCCGGATCCGGGACGGCACTTCCGGGGCCTCCGCCAACTTGTCGGTGGACGGTGGAGTTAGCCGGACGGGGAGGCCCGTCGAAACAGGGGACTCACCAGCAACGATCGGGCAAACAGCACTCGGCCCGCGAAGCGGCCTGCACTAGTATGGCTGGCCAGGTGGCCCGGATCGGATGTGCGCTGGCGGAAAAATCCCTAGCGCCGCGGCAGAAGGGTGAATTGCCTGGACCTTCTAAGGACGGCTGGGATGGCATTTGACGTTGCCAGGGTGCGAGGATTGCACCCGACGCTGGGTGACGGTTGGGTGCATTTCGATGCGCAGTCGGGGATGCTGATCCCCGACGCGGTCGCCACGACGGTCTCGACGGCGTTTCGCACGTCGGCCGCCAGCACCGCTGGTCCCCACCCGTATGCCCGCCGCAGCGCGACGCTGCTGAACGCGGCGCGCCAAGCGGTCGCGGACCTGGTCAACGGCGATCCTAGCGGGGTGGTGCTCGGCGCCGACCGCGCCGTGCTGCTGGGGTCGCTCGCGGATGCGTCGTCGTCGCGGGCCGGATTGGGCTACGAGGTGGTCGTCAGCCGGCTCGACGACGAGGCGAACATCGCCCCGTGGCTGCGTGCGGCAAATCGGTACGGCGCCAAGGTCAAGTGGGCCGAGGTGGACATCGAGACCGGTGAGTTGCCGTCGTGGCAGTGGGAGAGCCTGATCTCCAGGTCGACCCGGCTGGTGGCGCTGACGTCGGCCTCGTCGACGTTGGGGACGTTGGTCGACCTGCGCCCGGTCAGCAAGCTCATGCACGACGTCGGCGGGCTGGTTATCGTCGATCACACCGCCGCTGCGCCCTATCAACTGATCGACATCGCCGAACTCGGCGCCGACGTCATTGCGCTCAACGCCGCGAGCTGGGGCGGCCCGCCCATCGGTGCGCTGGTGTTCCGGGATCCGAGCCTGATCAACTCGTTCGGTTCGGTCTCGCTGGACCCCGACGCCAGCGGCGCGGCGCGGCTCGAAGTGGGCCTGCATCAGTACGGGCTGCTGGGCGGCGTCGTGGCCAGCGTCGAATATCTAGCGGGGCTCGATGAGGCGGCGGTGGGCACTCGACGCGAGCGGTTGGCGGTGTCGATGCAGTCGGCGGCCCACTATCTGGACCGGCTGTTCGACTATCTGGTGAGTTCACTGCGGTCGCTGCCGCGGGTGATGCTGATCGGTCAGCCGGAGGCGCGCATCCCGGTGCTCAGTTTCGCGGTCGCCGACATCGACGCCGACCGGGTGGTGCAGCGACTCGCCGACAACGGCGTGCTGGCGGTCCCGAACGCGCACTCGCGGGTGCTGGAGGTCATCGGGGTCAGCGACGTCGGCGGTGCCGTCACCGTCGGGCTGGCGCCCTATTCCACGGTCGCCGAGGTGGACCAGTTGGTCCGCGCGCTGGCCTCGCTCGGCTGAGTACCGGCAGCGGCCTCAGTCCAGCGTCAGCAGCACCTTGCCGGAGACCGCGCCCGAGGACAGCAGTCGATGCGCCTCATCCGCGCGTTGAATCGGAATTCGTTCTCCGATAACGGGTTTGACCCGTCCGTCGGCGACCATCGGCCAGACCGAATCCACCACGGCCCGGACGATGGCGCCCTTGCCGGCGGGACCCTCGACCGGGCGGCCGCGCAGCGCGGTGCCGATCACCCGGGCGCGCTTGCCGATCAGTTTGCGCAGGTCCAGTTCGGCCTTGGTGCCGCCCTGCATGCCGATCACCACCAAGCGACCGTCCAGGGCCAGCGCGTCGATGTTGCGGCCCAGATACGCCGCGCCCATGATGTCGAGGATCACGTCGGCGCCGGCACCGTCGGTTTCCGCCCGGATTCGGGCCACGAAGTCCTCATCGCGGTAGGCGATCGTGAAGTCGGCCCCGAGGTCGCGGCACAGGTCGAGTTTGGCGGACGATCCGGCCGTCACCGCGACGCGCGCGCCCAGCGCCTTGCAGATCTGAATTGCGTTGCTGCCCACGCCACTTGAGCCGCCGTGGATGAGCACGACCTCGCCGGAGGTCAGGCCGGCGGCCATGGCCAGGTTGGACCAGACCGTGCAGGCGACCTCGGGTAGTCCGGCCGCGTCGACAAGGTCGACGCCGTCGGGCACCGGCATGACCTGGGCCGCGGGCACCGCCACGAACTCGGCGTAGCCACCGCCGGACAGCAAAGCGCAGACCGGTTGCCCCACCGTCCACTCGGTCACCCCGGGACCCAGCTCGGCCACCACGCCGGAGACCTCCAGCCCGAGCACCTCGCTGGCCCCGGGCGGCGGTGGATAGTGACCCGCCGCCTGCAGCAGGTCCGCGCGGTTCACCCCAGCCGCGGCGACTTTGATCAGGATCTCGTCCGGCCCGGGCGTGCTGTCGGCGATCTCGCGCCAGAACAGGCGATCGGCGGACTCCGCAATTATCGCGTGCATGGCCGCCACCGTATCCGGCCGATGCGCCGGACCGATCGGCTGCCAGGTACTTCTCAGGTTCGCCGGTAGGTTGTCGTAGGCGTCACTTAATATGTCGCCCATGGAGGGGATGATTGCGGGGCGGACTGCAAGCGATATGCCGGGACTAGATATTGCGGAGCAGCGATCATGGCAGAACTTTCTGGACGCGGGACTCCGCGTCTACGACGCATTGAATAGGGGATTGACTCAGGCGCACGAGCTGACTCTGGACGATCTGCGGCTGCTCGACAAATTGGACAAGTCGCCGACGGGCGCGCTGCGGATGGGAAGCCTCGCCGAGTCGTTGATGGCGTTGCCGAGTCGGGTCACCCGGCAGATCCGCCGTCTCGAGTCCGCGGGGTTGGTGACGCGCACGGAGAGTCCCGAGGATGGTCGCGGCGTGCTCGCGAATCTCACCCAAGAGG from Mycolicibacterium sp. MU0053 includes:
- a CDS encoding MarR family winged helix-turn-helix transcriptional regulator, encoding MEGMIAGRTASDMPGLDIAEQRSWQNFLDAGLRVYDALNRGLTQAHELTLDDLRLLDKLDKSPTGALRMGSLAESLMALPSRVTRQIRRLESAGLVTRTESPEDGRGVLANLTQEGSQVVAKAMVTYSQGVRTHFLGHLSRPQMAAMGENCRRISSALKGNPPPRGYGRG
- a CDS encoding bacterial proteasome activator family protein gives rise to the protein MAGGPNDDDKPITDLVEQPAKVMRIGTMIKQLLEEVKAAPLDDASRNRLRDIHRTSISELEDGLAPELREELERLALPFTEDAVPSDAELRIAQAQLVGWLEGLFHGIQTALFAQQMAARAQLEQMRQGALPPGVGVPGRPGGSHPGTGQYL
- a CDS encoding ABC transporter permease, with product MTFTDATAQSRTFVRARRDLADGFARRELWLHLGWQDIKQRYRRSVLGPFWITIATGTTAVAMGALYSKLFKLELSEHLPYVTLGLIIWNLINASIIEGSEVFVANEGLIKQLPTPLSVHVYRLVWRQMILFGHNIIIYVIIAIIFPKPWSWADLSFILALGLITLNCVWVSLCFGILATRYRDIGPLLFSITQLLFFMTPIIWNDKTLQQQGAEGWLKIVELNPLLHYLDIVRAPLLGDTQELRHWVVVIVLTIVGWTVAMLAMRQYRARVPYWV
- a CDS encoding ABC transporter ATP-binding protein: MVAPHIETRNAWVEFPIFDAKSRSLKKAFLGKAGGSIGRNDSNVVVIEALRDITMSLEMGDRVGLVGHNGAGKSTLLRLLSGIYEPTRGIARVRGRVAPVFDLGVGMDPEISGFENILIRGLFLGQTRKQMMAKVDEIAEFTELGEYLSMPLRTYSTGMRVRLAMGVVTSIDPEILLLDEGIGAVDADFLKKAQTRLQSLVERSGILVFASHSNEFLARLCKTAMWIDHGTIRMTGGIEEVVHAYEGPDAARTVREVLDKVARESPPV
- a CDS encoding pyridoxamine 5'-phosphate oxidase family protein, producing MSAEPQPVTTLTDQESWELLSGVYLGRLVTTLGGRAEIFPVNYVVQRGTILFRSAEGTKLFGTVMNERVLFEADDHNAVGGWSVIVRGNAEVLYGSEDIEEAERAGLYPWTATLKLRYVRITPTETSGRRFVFGPEPDGGHVPG
- a CDS encoding glycosyltransferase translates to MSERVCAVVVTHRRPDELAKSLDALAAQRRRPDQLIVVDNDNDGRVAELVAGQPIPSTYLGSRRNLGGAGGFALGMLHALAAGADWIWLADDDGRPEGPEVLTTLLDCAQRHGLAEVSPMVCDLNDPARLAFPLRRGLVWRRFAAELRSDGADDLLPGIASLFNGALFRAETVEAVGVPDIRLFFRGDEVEVHRRLVRSGLPFGTCLDAVYLHPQGSDEFKPILGGRMHTQYPDDETKRFFTYRNRGYLLAQPGLRKLLPQEWVRFGWYFLVSRRDPAGFRDWVRLRRLGRRERFVRAERSNGRTEG
- a CDS encoding cysteine desulfurase-like protein; the protein is MAFDVARVRGLHPTLGDGWVHFDAQSGMLIPDAVATTVSTAFRTSAASTAGPHPYARRSATLLNAARQAVADLVNGDPSGVVLGADRAVLLGSLADASSSRAGLGYEVVVSRLDDEANIAPWLRAANRYGAKVKWAEVDIETGELPSWQWESLISRSTRLVALTSASSTLGTLVDLRPVSKLMHDVGGLVIVDHTAAAPYQLIDIAELGADVIALNAASWGGPPIGALVFRDPSLINSFGSVSLDPDASGAARLEVGLHQYGLLGGVVASVEYLAGLDEAAVGTRRERLAVSMQSAAHYLDRLFDYLVSSLRSLPRVMLIGQPEARIPVLSFAVADIDADRVVQRLADNGVLAVPNAHSRVLEVIGVSDVGGAVTVGLAPYSTVAEVDQLVRALASLG
- a CDS encoding NAD(P)H-quinone oxidoreductase gives rise to the protein MHAIIAESADRLFWREIADSTPGPDEILIKVAAAGVNRADLLQAAGHYPPPPGASEVLGLEVSGVVAELGPGVTEWTVGQPVCALLSGGGYAEFVAVPAAQVMPVPDGVDLVDAAGLPEVACTVWSNLAMAAGLTSGEVVLIHGGSSGVGSNAIQICKALGARVAVTAGSSAKLDLCRDLGADFTIAYRDEDFVARIRAETDGAGADVILDIMGAAYLGRNIDALALDGRLVVIGMQGGTKAELDLRKLIGKRARVIGTALRGRPVEGPAGKGAIVRAVVDSVWPMVADGRVKPVIGERIPIQRADEAHRLLSSGAVSGKVLLTLD